From a single Rosa rugosa chromosome 7, drRosRugo1.1, whole genome shotgun sequence genomic region:
- the LOC133721333 gene encoding uncharacterized protein LOC133721333 has translation MGLRGGGGAVAGALPNLIRSLRKEAHPKTRAQQSLPSLRRAFSLYDQINLIDNVPDDQLRFQGYTDTGFKVNGVDYEGSLLCIGNMLMSWAPKKFSDITPDSLSMFQLMRPIPEILILGCGRYIEPVDPEVRRFIRSTGMKLEAVDSRNAISTYNILNEEGRIVAAALLPYGCGVSS, from the exons atggggttgagaggaggaggaggagcggtGGCGGGGGCATTACCGAACCTGATTCGGAGCCTCCGAAAGGAAGCCCACCCGAAGACCCGAGCCCAACAATCACTACCGTCTCTCAGGCGGGCCTTCTCCCTGTACGATCAGATCAATCTGATCGACAACGTTCCGGATGACCAGCTTCGATTCCAGGGCTACACCGACACAGGTTTCAAAGTGAATGGGGTCGACTACGAAGGCAGCTTGCTTTGTATTGGCAATATGCTCATGTCTTGGGCTCCCAAAAAATTCTCCGATATCACTCCTGACAG CTTATCAATGTTCCAACTTATGCGGCCTATACCAG AGATTTTGATTCTTGGCTGTGGGAGATACATTGAACCCGTAGATCCTGAAGTACGACGCTTCATCCGGTCTACTGGAATGAAGTTAGAAGCCGTTGACTCG AGAAACGCCATATCAACTTACAACATACTGAATGAGGAAGGTAGGATCGTGGCTGCTGCACTTTTACCTTATGGATGCGGAGTTTCTTCATGA
- the LOC133721331 gene encoding disease resistance protein Roq1-like isoform X1 gives MAASSSSSYRYHAFLSFRGEDTRKAFADHLYTALKSTGIHTFRDDDEIRRGANIAQELQKAILESPVSIIVFSKSYASSRWCLNELARIMQHHRAYGHQVLPVFYDVDPKDVRNQSGSFAKAFAKHVLEQKMDKVEEWRRALGDVADMGGMVLGDQYESQFIQHIVHETLKMLNDSLFKGCSNIVGMPYRVQKLNRWLKDGSNDVDVAVICGIGGIGKTTVARVAYNLNFYRFQGSSFLEDIGGTLEEDDGVLDLQKKLLSDIQRGEETEAIDISSPNEGRSKIKHAVCCKRVLIVFDDVSHSNQFNEILGKRRWYCPGSKLIITTKDKHLLKNQEIPHAVFEVEKFDEHESLELFCLRAFGEAHPFEGFQEISRLAVQLSGGLPLALHVLAACLSRKSVDLWQKTLQKRNPAHDGGIQNIQVKISGGQWITKIFLIFSFCLLFSTILNKWKTALGPVWYYCCEKT, from the exons ATGgctgcttcttcctcctcttcttacCGGTATCATGCTTTCTTGAGTTTCAGAGGGGAAGATACGCGCAAGGCCTTTGCTGATCACCTGTACACTGCCTTGAAATCCACTGGAATACACACATTTAGAGATGATGACGAGATCAGGAGGGGAGCAAATATCGCACAAGAGCTGCAAAAGGCAATACTTGAGTCACCGGTGTCCATAATTGTCTTCTCCAAGAGCTATGCTTCCTCAAGATGGTGCCTGAACGAACTTGCAAGGATCATGCAACATCACAGAGCTTATGGACACCAGGTTTTGCCAGTTTTCTATGATGTGGATCCAAAGGATGTGAGGAATCAGAGTGGGAGTTTTGCAAAAGCATTTGCCAAACATGTACTCGAGCAAAAAATGGATAAGGTGGAGGAGTGGCGAAGAGCACTCGGCGATGTTGCAGACATGGGAGGGATGGTTTTAGGAGATCA GTATGAGTCACAGTTCATCCAACATATTGTTCATGAAACTCTGAAAATGCTGAATGACTCGTTATTTAAAGGTTGTTCCAATATTGTTGGAATGCCCTACCGTGTGCAAAAGCTGAATAGATGGCTGAAAGATGGATCAAATGATGTTGATGTGGCTGTGATATGTGGCATTGGTGGAATTGGAAAGACCACAGTTGCCCGAGTTGCTTATAACCTAAACTTTTACAGATTTCAAGGTAGCAGCTTTCTTGAAGATATAGGAGGAACTTTAGAAGAAGACGATGGTGTTCTTGACCTCCAAAAAAAACTTCTTTCAGATATCCAAAGGGGTGAAGAGACAGAAGCCATAGACATTAGCAGCCCAAATGAAGGAAGAAGCAAGATCAAACACGCTGTGTGTTGCAAAAGAGTTCTTATTGTTTTTGATGATGTGTCCCACTCTAACCAATTCAATGAAATTCTTGGAAAACGCAGATGGTACTGTCCAGGAAGTAAACTTATCATTACAACTAAAGATAAACATTTGCtgaaaaatcaagaaattcctCATGCAGTATTTGAGGTTGAAAAATTTGATGAGCATGAATCACTTGAGCTTTTTTGCTTGCGTGCCTTTGGAGAAGCCCATCCTTTTGAAGGTTTCCAGGAGATATCAAGACTTGCGGTACAATTATCCGGAGGGCTGCCATTAGCACTTCATGTTTTGGCAGCATGCCTGTCTAGAAAAAGTGTAGATCTATGGCAAAAAACATTACAGAAACGCAATCCTGCTCATGATGGCGGAATCCAAAATATTCAAGTCAAG ATCAGTGGTGGCCAATGGATAACCAAGatatttctcattttctcttTCTGTCTCCTCTTTTCTACTATACTCAATAAATGGAAAACTGCTTTAGGCCCAGTTTGGTATTATTGCTGTGAGAAAACTTAG
- the LOC133721331 gene encoding disease resistance protein Roq1-like isoform X2 — MQHHRAYGHQVLPVFYDVDPKDVRNQSGSFAKAFAKHVLEQKMDKVEEWRRALGDVADMGGMVLGDQYESQFIQHIVHETLKMLNDSLFKGCSNIVGMPYRVQKLNRWLKDGSNDVDVAVICGIGGIGKTTVARVAYNLNFYRFQGSSFLEDIGGTLEEDDGVLDLQKKLLSDIQRGEETEAIDISSPNEGRSKIKHAVCCKRVLIVFDDVSHSNQFNEILGKRRWYCPGSKLIITTKDKHLLKNQEIPHAVFEVEKFDEHESLELFCLRAFGEAHPFEGFQEISRLAVQLSGGLPLALHVLAACLSRKSVDLWQKTLQKRNPAHDGGIQNIQVKISGGQWITKIFLIFSFCLLFSTILNKWKTALGPVWYYCCEKT; from the exons ATGCAACATCACAGAGCTTATGGACACCAGGTTTTGCCAGTTTTCTATGATGTGGATCCAAAGGATGTGAGGAATCAGAGTGGGAGTTTTGCAAAAGCATTTGCCAAACATGTACTCGAGCAAAAAATGGATAAGGTGGAGGAGTGGCGAAGAGCACTCGGCGATGTTGCAGACATGGGAGGGATGGTTTTAGGAGATCA GTATGAGTCACAGTTCATCCAACATATTGTTCATGAAACTCTGAAAATGCTGAATGACTCGTTATTTAAAGGTTGTTCCAATATTGTTGGAATGCCCTACCGTGTGCAAAAGCTGAATAGATGGCTGAAAGATGGATCAAATGATGTTGATGTGGCTGTGATATGTGGCATTGGTGGAATTGGAAAGACCACAGTTGCCCGAGTTGCTTATAACCTAAACTTTTACAGATTTCAAGGTAGCAGCTTTCTTGAAGATATAGGAGGAACTTTAGAAGAAGACGATGGTGTTCTTGACCTCCAAAAAAAACTTCTTTCAGATATCCAAAGGGGTGAAGAGACAGAAGCCATAGACATTAGCAGCCCAAATGAAGGAAGAAGCAAGATCAAACACGCTGTGTGTTGCAAAAGAGTTCTTATTGTTTTTGATGATGTGTCCCACTCTAACCAATTCAATGAAATTCTTGGAAAACGCAGATGGTACTGTCCAGGAAGTAAACTTATCATTACAACTAAAGATAAACATTTGCtgaaaaatcaagaaattcctCATGCAGTATTTGAGGTTGAAAAATTTGATGAGCATGAATCACTTGAGCTTTTTTGCTTGCGTGCCTTTGGAGAAGCCCATCCTTTTGAAGGTTTCCAGGAGATATCAAGACTTGCGGTACAATTATCCGGAGGGCTGCCATTAGCACTTCATGTTTTGGCAGCATGCCTGTCTAGAAAAAGTGTAGATCTATGGCAAAAAACATTACAGAAACGCAATCCTGCTCATGATGGCGGAATCCAAAATATTCAAGTCAAG ATCAGTGGTGGCCAATGGATAACCAAGatatttctcattttctcttTCTGTCTCCTCTTTTCTACTATACTCAATAAATGGAAAACTGCTTTAGGCCCAGTTTGGTATTATTGCTGTGAGAAAACTTAG